CCCCATTTCCCGTAACCCAACCTCCAGTATTATTTCGATATATAAAAGAACGTCCACCAACCTTCCGAAGCCGCGAAATATCCGGCTAAAACCTTTCTTAATCCGCATCAAGAGTCTTTCCCCAAGGTCCGACAAAGGATAGGGGAGCACCTCCTTTTGAGGAAACCACTCCGTTGATGAATGCCCTATGGGGTTTGAGGGCTTTTCGAACGGTTTGTGACCCGAGATTATTCGTCTTCAGATTTTTTGTATGAATGAATATCGACACATGAAACATCTGCTCTGCAAGCCCGCAACACTGGAAGCCGGGACAGCCCCCAAGAAGGGGAACTCTGCCACGCACAAGAAGCGGAAGCTGACTCAACCCCCAACACCTCCCACGGCGGGATTGACCGGGACTTTTATTGCCTTAGAGCCCCGGATCTTATTCGATGGAGCTGCCCTCGCCACGGGAGCGGAAGTCGTTCAAGACACTACCACCCAGGATCAACCGGGTGTTCCCGACCCCCAGGGCGAAACATCCACGGATTCAACTCATACGGATTCTGCTGATCAGGACACCCTCTGGACGTCCGGTCTTTCCCCTTCTGCACCCTCCGATCGCAAAGAAATCGTCTTTATCGATACGCGTGTAGAACATTACCAGACGCTTATGGACGGTATTGATCCTGCCGCGGAAGTCATTCTTCTGGATGCGAGACGGGACGGGATCGAACAAATTGCGGAAGCACTTAAGGGCCGAAGTGATATCGATGCGGTCCATCTCATCGGGGAAGGCACCGAGGCCGAGTTGTATTTGGGCACGGCCTTTCTCACGAACGATTCGATCAGCGATCAGTATGCGGCGCTGCTTAGTCAGATTGGCCAGAGTCTGTCTGCCGAGGCCGATCTGTTGATCTACGGCTGTAACTTTGGCCGCGGTCAGGCCGGCCTATCCGCGATGCAAGCCTTAGCCGACCTCACAGGAGCGGATATCGCCGCGAGCACGGACCGCACCGGGCACGTCAGCGAATATGCCAACTGGCAACTGGAAGTCTCTACGGGATTTATTGAAACGTCTATCATGATTGGTCAGGCCACCCAGGACACCTGGGAGGGAGTCTTGGCTACCTATACCGTCACCAATACGAACAATTCCGGAGCGGGCTCTCTGCGCCAGGCGATTCTGGATGCCAATGGCAACCCGGGTACAGACACCATCTCATTCAATATCGCCCTGACTGACCCAAATCACTTGTACTACCGCGACAATGGGGTAGGCGGAACCTTTGGGGCGCCTGTGGCCACGACGCTCTCGGATGCGGCGATTACTGACTTCGATGCCGACTACATGGCTGGTACGGCGCGGTCCTGGTACCGCATCACGCTCAGCGGTTCCGACCTCAACGTGACGCAGGGGGTCATCATTGACGGCAGTACGCAGGCGGGCTATGACGCCGCGAAGGGCCCCATCATCGAACTCAATGCCGCTGGCGTAGCCTCCGGGGATCCGAACGGGCTCACGCTGACGACCGGCGCCTCGACTGTGCGAGGCCTCGTCATCAACCTCGCGGGCGACGACGCCATCGAGATCGATGTCAACGCCGGGGGCTCGACCATCGTGGGCAACTACCTCGGCACGGACGTCAGTGGGTTGCAGACGACGTTCGGCAACCGCTACGGGATCACCGTCAAGAGCGACGACAATACGATCGGTGGCACGACGGCTGCTGACCGCAACATCATCGCAGGGAACTCTACAGGCGGTGACAGTTTCGGAATTGGATTCTGGCAGAACGCCGATAGCAACGTCGTTCAAGGAAACTATATCGGCGTCGGTGCCGACGGCACGACGGCGATGGGTAATCGCCAGGGTATCACCTTTCAGAATACGGCCCACGACAACATGATTGGTGGCGAGGGGATCGATGAGGGCAACATCATTGCCAATAATTCGATGAACGGCGTGGATGTGATCGCGGGCACCGGCAACGCGATTGTCCGCAACTCGATCTACTCGAACACGCTGCTGGGCATCAACCTGGGAACGGCGGGCATCACCGCAAATGACAGCGGTGACGGAGACAGTGGGGCGAACAATCTGCAAAATTTTCCCGTACTGACCCGAGCAGTTACTGATAGCACGGGGATGATCTCAATTGATGGGACGCTCAATAGCACCGCCAGTACTAACTTCCGTATCGAGTTTTTCAGAAACACGACTGGCGATGCCTCGGGGAATGGGGAAGGAGAGACCTATCTGGGCTTTACCGAGGTCACGACCAATGGAAGTGGTAATGCAACATTTAATGTCACGTTGAGTGCCATCGTATCTTCTGGAAATGCTATTTGTGCAACCGCCACGGTCAAGATAGGAGCCTCCACATACCGCGACACATCAGAATTCGCCCTCAACGTGGCCGCCACTGCCGGGACACTTACGGTCACCACGACGAATGATGTAAGCAATGGAGATACCTCATCTGTCGCAGCACTGATTGCCAGTGATGGCGGAGATGGAATCTCTCTGCGGGAGGCCATCACTGCTGCCAATAACACCGCTGGCACCGATACCATTGCATTTAATATTTCAGGTTCTGGCCCCCATACCATAAATGTACTGTCTGCGCTACCGACCATTTCCGATGCAGTCCTTATTGATGGCTGGAGCGAACCCGATTTTTCCGGCACACCGGTCATTGAACTCAATGGCACCTCGGCCGGTGGTGGGGTACATGGGCTGACGATCTCCACGGGATCAGGCAGTACAATCCGTGGACTCGTGATCAACCGTTTTGGCAGTGATGCACTCAATATCGACGCGGACAACGTGACCATCGTCGGTAATTATCTCGGCACCGACGTGACTGGAACTGTGGACCTTGGTAATGGCGATGACGGCATTGATTACGACGGAAATAACGGAATCATCGGGGGTCTCACAGCGGTGGAGCGCAATATCATTTCTGGAAATACTGGAGACGGGATCAATTTTGGCGGAAGTTCAACTGGTTCAGTTGTTTGGGGAAACTACATCGGGACGGATGTGACGGGTACGCTCGGTGTGGGCAATACCGCGAATGGCATTCTCATCAGCGGGTCAAATAACACGATTGGCGGGGCAACGGCGTTCGCACGCAATATCATCTCCGGTAACGGAGGTCACGGGATTTATCTCAACGGTGCGGGAGCGGACGGCAACACCATTTATGGAAACTACATCGGCACCAATTCTGGCGGCACGGCCGCACTTGGAAACACCGGAGACGGTATCCGCTTAGATACTGGCGCCAGTGCCAACTTCATTGGTGATGGGGCCTCTGGTGTGGGTAACGTCATATCGGCTAACACAGGCTATGGTATCACTCTTATTGGAAGCACCACATCCGCCAATAGCATGACGGCAAACCTGATAGGTCTGAACGCCGCGGGGACCTCGGTTACCGGTTTGTTGAACGGTGAAGATGGAATCTATATTTCTAGTGCTGCGGGTAACACCATTGGCGGGTCAACGGTCAATGCGCGGAACATCATTAACGCGGCGTTTGGTAAAGCGGCAATTGATATCTCCGGTTCCCTTTCCGTTGGCACGATTGTTCGGGGCAATTTCATTGGTACCAATAGTGCCGGTACTACCCGATTGTCCGGTAGTTCGTTTGGTATTTCTGTTGGCTCGAATGCTGTGAATACGGTCATTGGGGGCACGTCCGCCAATGATGCAAATGTTGTGGCGGGCTATGCGGTGACTGGGATCTCTATCGGTGTGAGCAGCACGGGTACCACCATTCAGGGTAACTATATTGGCACCGACGTGTCCGGCACGCTTGACCTCACCACAGGCCTGTATGGCATTTCTGTTCAGAACGGGTTAACCAATACATTGATTGGCGGCGTCGTCGCCGGGGCCGGGAATACCATTGCGTTCCAAGGGAGCAATGGTATTCATGCCTTTGCCTCCGCAGGGACTGGTATCGCGATTCTGGGCAATGAGATGTATGGGAATAACGGTCTCGGCATCGATCTGAATGCGGACGGGGTGACAGCGAACGATGTGGGTGATGGAGACACCGGCCCCAACAATCTTCAGAATTTCCCGGTCTTAACCTCGGCCAACACCGATGGGGCAGCGAACGTTTATGTGGCCGGCACACTCAATAGCACCGCCACCACTAACTATCGCATTGAATTTTTTGCCAGTACCACACCAGATGGAAGCGGGTATGGAGAGGGTGAAGTCTATATTGGTTTTATCAACGTCACCACCGATGGCAGCGGGAATGTGAACTTTTTTCAAAATTTGACTGCGGCCGTTTCAGCAGGTACGTCCATTACTGCCACCGCGACCGTGGATCTGGGCGGGGGCAACTATGGCGATACTTCAGAATTCGGAGCCAACATCATCGCCTTGAATATGTCCACGTTGGTGGTTGATACGACGAGCGACGTGTTGGATGGAAACACCTCATCGATTTCTAACTTACTCTCTAATCGTGGAGCAGATAACCAGATCTCGCTACGCGAAGCGATTACCGCTGTGAATAACACCGCGGGGACGGACACGATTCATTTCAATATTCTGGATGTCTTGGTCGGTGGCGCCCATACCATTCAAGTCGGTAATCCGGGGGATGGGAGTAACGGTGCACTGCCGGATATCACCGGTGTTGTCATCATCGATGGGACGGCGGAACCGGATTTTGGTAGTACGCCAATTATTGAACTGAATGGAACAAGTGCAGGTGCCGTCGATGGCTTGCGGCTCATCACCGGGAGTGATGGAAGTACGATTCGAGGGTTGGTGATTAATCAGTTTAGCTCACAAGGAATTGAAATTAATAATTCTGATGGCAACACGATTGCGGGCAATTATATTGGCACGGATGTGACCGGCACGGTGGACCTGGGAAATGGTAGCGCGGGACTGTACATCTTCAGTGCGCAGAACACCATCATTGGTGGCACGATCGCGGCGGATCGCAATCTGATTTCCGGCAATCAAGGCAGTGGGATCTTGCGACAAGGATCGAATGGCGGCAATGTCATTCAAGGCAATTATATTGGCACCGATGCCACGGGGACCCTAGATTTAGGCAATACACAAAATGGGATTGCCTTTTCAGGGTCAGGGACTGACACCATCGGTGGGGCTTTGGCTGGCGCCGGAAATGTGATCTCCGGGAATACGATGACCGGCATCTCCATTGGTGCGGGTGCCGACGGCGTCACAATCCAAGGCAATTTTATCGGTACCAATGCCGCCGGTACCGGAGCTCTTGCCAACAGCAGTGATGGGATTTCGGTCAATGCCAACAATACACAAATTGGTGGCTCCACCGTCCTTGCGCGGAATGTGATTTCTGGAAACACGAGTGACGGCATCGAACTCTCAGGTGATAACAACATTGTGGAAGGAAATTATATTGGGTTGGATGGCACCGGCATGGTGGCTTTAGGAAATAGTGGCCATGGTGTGTGGATAACGAGCGGGGCGATTTCTAATGTCGTTGGCGGCAATATGGCTGGTGCCAAGAACTACATTAGTGGCAATTCGGGATCAGGGGTCTTCATGGATGCGGGTGCGGGTTTCAATACTATTTCCGGGAACACGATCGGTTTAGCGGTCGATGGGCTAACAGATCGCGGGAACGTTGGGCACGGGGTATTCACAAACACCGGCAATAACACGATCGGTGGCACGACAATCAATGAGCGTAATGTGATTGGTGGCAACGCGGGCGATGGAATCCATATTGCCACTGGTGGAGATACGAATACCATCATAGGAAATTACATTGGTCTCGATGAAGGCGGGACTCTCGATAGAGGTAATGATGGTGATGGCATTTACCTTGCGTCAGAAGACAACCTGATTGGTGGCACGACGACGGCGGAACGAAATGTCATCTCCGGCAATACCTTGGCTGGTGTGTACCTGACAGGGGCGACAGTCAGTCCAAACACCCTGAGTGGAAACTATATCGGTACCAACTGGGACGGTTCGGCTGCTGTCGCTAACTCCATAGGCATCACGGTCGAAAACGGTACCAACAACATCATTGGTGGTCTGGTCGCAGGTGCGGGAAATCTCATTTCTGGTAATAACGTACATGGCATCTACCTGAATGGTGGAGGTACCACCGGTACCCAAATTTATCGCAACACTATCGGCACGAATGCTGCGGTTAATGCCAAGTTGGCCAACGGATTCGACGGGATTCGAATTGAAGGTGGTGCGGGAACCGCCATGATTGGAGATGGTCTTGGCAATGGAAACGTAATTGCTGGAAATTCACAACGCGGAATCAGCCTCACCTCGGGCAACAGCAACAACATCATTCAAGGGAACTACATCGGCACAAATTTACTGGGCGCAAGCAATCTTGGCAATACCATGAGCGGTATTGAAATTGGTAATTTCGTGTCATCTCATAACCTGGTGGGCGGCACCACTGCCGGCCAAGGAAATGTGATCGCTTATAACGATGACGGGATCATTGTGATATCAGGGACCGGGGACTCCATTGGAAACTCTATCCTAGGCAATTCGATACACTCCAACTTAGGCCTCGGAGTTAATCTTGTTGATGCCGGTGACCTGATTAACGGGATTACCGCCAATGATGTGGGAGACGGTGACACAGGTTCGAACAACCTTCAAAACTATCCGGTGTTGACAAGTGTGACGACAACGGGCACACAGGTCACGATCAACGGCACATTGAACAGTTCAGCAAGTACCACGTATCGAATAGAAATTTTTGCGAGTGTCATTGCCGATGGGACAGCCTATGGCGAAGCTGAACGCTATCTAGGCTCTGCCACGGTAACCACCGATGGCAGTGGCAATGGCACCATTAGTTCAGTGCTTCCGGCTGTGGTGGCTGGTGGCGAGTTTGTGACCGCGACCGCGACGGTTATTGATAATGTCGGGCAGGTCGGCATTGACGATGCGCTGGCCTATGGAGATACCTCCGAGTTCGCGCAGAATGTGGTAGCTAATACGGCGCCGGTCAACACGGTGCCGGGGTCGCAGGTGGTGGACGAAGATACCGCGCTCACTATCACGGGCCTCTCAGTGACGGATGTGGACGGCAACTTGAGTACGGTGCAGTTGGCGGTGACGCAAGGGACGGTGACGGTGATGGTAAGTGGGGCGGCGACGATCAGTGCGGGGGCCAATGGCACGAGTACGCTGACGCTCTCGGGTAGCCAGACCGACATCAATGCGACCTTAGCCTCCGTGAGCTATCAAGGCAATTTGAACTACACCGGGGCGGACACGCTGACGGTGACCAGTACCGATGGGAACAGTGCGACGGATGTGGATGGGGTGGGCATTACGGTGACGGCGGTCAATGATGTGCCGGTCCTCACCAACTTGAGTGGCGACACGCTGGCATACACGGAAGGGGACGGGGCGCAAGTCATCGAGCAGGGGAGCAATGCGGCGGTGACGGATGTGGACTCGGCGGACTTGGACACGGGGACGTTGACGGTCTCCTTCCAAGCGGGCAGTGACAGTGCGGAGGATGTGCTGGCCATTCGCGATCAGGGCACGGGGGCGGGGCAGATTGGCGTCAGCGGCAGTACCGTCACCTATCAAGGCGTGACCATCGGCACCGTGACCGGCGGCAGTGGGGGCACCGACCTGGTCATCACGTTGAATGCCAATGCCGAGGCGACGGCGGCGGGGGCGCTGGTGCAGAACATCACCTATGAGAACACGGACACGGCCAACCCGACATTGGGCAGCCGGACGGTGCGGTATGTGCTGACCGATGGCGATGGGGGCACGAGTGCCAACTACGACACGACGGTGACGATGGCCGCGGTCAATGATGTGCCGGTCCTCACCAACTTGAGTGGCGACACGCTGGCATACACGGAAGGGGACGGGGCGCAAGTCATCGAGCAGGGGAGCAATGCGGCGGTGACGGATGTGGACTCGGCGGACTTGGACACGGGGACGTTGACGGTCTCCTTCCAAGCGGGCAGTGACAGTGCGGAGGATGTGCTGGCCATTCGCGATCAGGGCACGGGGGCGGGGCAGATTGGCGTCAGCGGCAGTACCGTCACCTATCAAGGCGTGACCATCGGCACCGTGACCGGCGGCAGTGGGGGCACCGACCTGGTCATCACGTTGAATGCCAATGCCGAGGCGACGGCGGCGGGGGCGCTGGTGCAGAACATCACCTATGAGAACACGGACACGGCCAACCCGACATTGGGCAGCCGGACGGTGCGGTATGTGCTGACCGATGGCGATGGGGGCACGAGTGCCAACTACGACACGACGGTGACGATGGCCGCGGTCAATGATGTGCCGGTCCTCACCAACTTGAGTGGCGACACGCTGGCATACACGGAAGGGGACGGGGCGCAAGTCATCGAGCAGGGGAGCAATGCGGCGGTGACGGATGTGGACTCGGCGGACTTGGACACGGGGACGTTGACGGTCTCCTTCCAAGCGGGCAGTGACAGTGCGGAGGATGTGCTGGCCATTCGCGATCAGGGCACGGGGGCGGGGCAGATTGGCGTCAGCGGCAGTACCGTCACCTATCAAGGCGTGACCATCGGCACCGTGACCGGCGGCAGTGGGGGCACCGACCTGGTCATCACGTTGAATGCCAATGCCGAGGCGACGGCGGCGGGGGCGCTGGTGCAGAACATCACCTATGAGAACACGGACACGGCCAACCCGACATTGGGCAGCCGGACGGTGCGGTATGTGCTGACCGATGGCGATGGGGGCACGAGTGCCAACTACGACACGACGGTGACGATGGCCGCGGTCAATGATGTGCCGGTCCTCACCAACTTGAGTGGCGACACGCTGGCATACACGGAAGGGGACGGGGCGCAAGTCATCGAGCAGGGGAGCAATGCGGCGGTGACGGATGTGGACTCGGCGGACTTGGACACGGGGACGTTGACGGTCTCCTTCCAAGCGGGCAGTGACAGTGCGGAGGATGTGCTGGCCATTCGCGATCAGGGCACGGGGGCGGGGCAGATTGGCGTCAGCGGCAGTACCGTCACCTATCAAGGCGTGACCATCGGCACCGTGACCGGCGGCAGTGGGGGCACCGACCTGGTCATCACGTTGAATGCCAATGCCGAGGCGACGGCGGCGGGGGCGCTGGTGCAGAACATCACCTATGAGAACACGGACACGGCCAACCCGACATTGGGCAGCCGGACGGTGCGGTATGTGCTGACCGATGGCGATGGGGGCACGAGTGCCAACTACGACACGACGGTGACGATGGCCGCGGTCAATGATGTGCCGGTCCTCACCAACTTGAGTGGCGACACGCTGGCATACACGGAAGGGGACGGGGCGCAA
The sequence above is a segment of the Nitrospira sp. MA-1 genome. Coding sequences within it:
- a CDS encoding DUF4347 domain-containing protein; its protein translation is MKHLLCKPATLEAGTAPKKGNSATHKKRKLTQPPTPPTAGLTGTFIALEPRILFDGAALATGAEVVQDTTTQDQPGVPDPQGETSTDSTHTDSADQDTLWTSGLSPSAPSDRKEIVFIDTRVEHYQTLMDGIDPAAEVILLDARRDGIEQIAEALKGRSDIDAVHLIGEGTEAELYLGTAFLTNDSISDQYAALLSQIGQSLSAEADLLIYGCNFGRGQAGLSAMQALADLTGADIAASTDRTGHVSEYANWQLEVSTGFIETSIMIGQATQDTWEGVLATYTVTNTNNSGAGSLRQAILDANGNPGTDTISFNIALTDPNHLYYRDNGVGGTFGAPVATTLSDAAITDFDADYMAGTARSWYRITLSGSDLNVTQGVIIDGSTQAGYDAAKGPIIELNAAGVASGDPNGLTLTTGASTVRGLVINLAGDDAIEIDVNAGGSTIVGNYLGTDVSGLQTTFGNRYGITVKSDDNTIGGTTAADRNIIAGNSTGGDSFGIGFWQNADSNVVQGNYIGVGADGTTAMGNRQGITFQNTAHDNMIGGEGIDEGNIIANNSMNGVDVIAGTGNAIVRNSIYSNTLLGINLGTAGITANDSGDGDSGANNLQNFPVLTRAVTDSTGMISIDGTLNSTASTNFRIEFFRNTTGDASGNGEGETYLGFTEVTTNGSGNATFNVTLSAIVSSGNAICATATVKIGASTYRDTSEFALNVAATAGTLTVTTTNDVSNGDTSSVAALIASDGGDGISLREAITAANNTAGTDTIAFNISGSGPHTINVLSALPTISDAVLIDGWSEPDFSGTPVIELNGTSAGGGVHGLTISTGSGSTIRGLVINRFGSDALNIDADNVTIVGNYLGTDVTGTVDLGNGDDGIDYDGNNGIIGGLTAVERNIISGNTGDGINFGGSSTGSVVWGNYIGTDVTGTLGVGNTANGILISGSNNTIGGATAFARNIISGNGGHGIYLNGAGADGNTIYGNYIGTNSGGTAALGNTGDGIRLDTGASANFIGDGASGVGNVISANTGYGITLIGSTTSANSMTANLIGLNAAGTSVTGLLNGEDGIYISSAAGNTIGGSTVNARNIINAAFGKAAIDISGSLSVGTIVRGNFIGTNSAGTTRLSGSSFGISVGSNAVNTVIGGTSANDANVVAGYAVTGISIGVSSTGTTIQGNYIGTDVSGTLDLTTGLYGISVQNGLTNTLIGGVVAGAGNTIAFQGSNGIHAFASAGTGIAILGNEMYGNNGLGIDLNADGVTANDVGDGDTGPNNLQNFPVLTSANTDGAANVYVAGTLNSTATTNYRIEFFASTTPDGSGYGEGEVYIGFINVTTDGSGNVNFFQNLTAAVSAGTSITATATVDLGGGNYGDTSEFGANIIALNMSTLVVDTTSDVLDGNTSSISNLLSNRGADNQISLREAITAVNNTAGTDTIHFNILDVLVGGAHTIQVGNPGDGSNGALPDITGVVIIDGTAEPDFGSTPIIELNGTSAGAVDGLRLITGSDGSTIRGLVINQFSSQGIEINNSDGNTIAGNYIGTDVTGTVDLGNGSAGLYIFSAQNTIIGGTIAADRNLISGNQGSGILRQGSNGGNVIQGNYIGTDATGTLDLGNTQNGIAFSGSGTDTIGGALAGAGNVISGNTMTGISIGAGADGVTIQGNFIGTNAAGTGALANSSDGISVNANNTQIGGSTVLARNVISGNTSDGIELSGDNNIVEGNYIGLDGTGMVALGNSGHGVWITSGAISNVVGGNMAGAKNYISGNSGSGVFMDAGAGFNTISGNTIGLAVDGLTDRGNVGHGVFTNTGNNTIGGTTINERNVIGGNAGDGIHIATGGDTNTIIGNYIGLDEGGTLDRGNDGDGIYLASEDNLIGGTTTAERNVISGNTLAGVYLTGATVSPNTLSGNYIGTNWDGSAAVANSIGITVENGTNNIIGGLVAGAGNLISGNNVHGIYLNGGGTTGTQIYRNTIGTNAAVNAKLANGFDGIRIEGGAGTAMIGDGLGNGNVIAGNSQRGISLTSGNSNNIIQGNYIGTNLLGASNLGNTMSGIEIGNFVSSHNLVGGTTAGQGNVIAYNDDGIIVISGTGDSIGNSILGNSIHSNLGLGVNLVDAGDLINGITANDVGDGDTGSNNLQNYPVLTSVTTTGTQVTINGTLNSSASTTYRIEIFASVIADGTAYGEAERYLGSATVTTDGSGNGTISSVLPAVVAGGEFVTATATVIDNVGQVGIDDALAYGDTSEFAQNVVANTAPVNTVPGSQVVDEDTALTITGLSVTDVDGNLSTVQLAVTQGTVTVMVSGAATISAGANGTSTLTLSGSQTDINATLASVSYQGNLNYTGADTLTVTSTDGNSATDVDGVGITVTAVNDVPVLTNLSGDTLAYTEGDGAQVIEQGSNAAVTDVDSADLDTGTLTVSFQAGSDSAEDVLAIRDQGTGAGQIGVSGSTVTYQGVTIGTVTGGSGGTDLVITLNANAEATAAGALVQNITYENTDTANPTLGSRTVRYVLTDGDGGTSANYDTTVTMAAVNDVPVLTNLSGDTLAYTEGDGAQVIEQGSNAAVTDVDSADLDTGTLTVSFQAGSDSAEDVLAIRDQGTGAGQIGVSGSTVTYQGVTIGTVTGGSGGTDLVITLNANAEATAAGALVQNITYENTDTANPTLGSRTVRYVLTDGDGGTSANYDTTVTMAAVNDVPVLTNLSGDTLAYTEGDGAQVIEQGSNAAVTDVDSADLDTGTLTVSFQAGSDSAEDVLAIRDQGTGAGQIGVSGSTVTYQGVTIGTVTGGSGGTDLVITLNANAEATAAGALVQNITYENTDTANPTLGSRTVRYVLTDGDGGTSANYDTTVTMAAVNDVPVLTNLSGDTLAYTEGDGAQVIEQGSNAAVTDVDSADLDTGTLTVSFQAGSDSAEDVLAIRDQGTGAGQIGVSGSTVTYQGVTIGTVTGGSGGTDLVITLNANAEATAAGALVQNITYENTDTANPTLGSRTVRYVLTDGDGGTSANYDTTVTMAAVNDVPVLTNLSGDTLAYTEGDGAQVIEQGSNAAVTDVDSADLDTGTLTVSFQAGSDSAEDVLAIRDQGTGAGQIGVSGSTVTYQGVTIGTVTGGSGGTDLVITLNANAEATAAGALVQNITYENTDTANPTLGSRTVRYVLTDGDGGTSANYDTTVTMAAVNDVPVNTVPGAQVVAEDTALTITGLSVTDVDGNLSAVQLAVGQGTVTVSGAATISAGANGTSSLTLSGSEADINATLASVSYQGNLNYTGADTLTVTSTDGNSATDVDMVGITVTGVNDAPVLTSDGGGPTAAVNAPENQTGVTTVTATDVDLPADTLTYTITGGADAARFSLDPTSGVLTFIVAPDIDAPTDAGANNVYDVVVQVSDGNGGADSQAIAVTVTDANDVPIITSNGGGATAVVNVAENQTSVTTVTATDVDVPGDTLTFTILGGADAARFSLDPTSGVLTFTVPPDFETPADADANNVYEVTVQVSDGNGGVDSQMIQVTVTDVQEGLSQLPPPQPGPTPTPAPSPPPIPESPLDTNTSPMGTPQIESPGPFAGQSSPGRDLSRHPHLQPAPDWNRVLEIAPFLRPAAFETTSEQILSYAPAPVLLSHIELGHEFLQQLNAFSDQLAETTQQTIDERSLFVKMMEYTGLGVSGVLVAWLVRSGTLVASMLAALPAWRSFDPIAILDMDKQGRENLTKKMKEAAEKEAWEHQGLDRILDQKNIKSPPPFSTVHPGSS